The Infirmifilum lucidum DNA segment TACCGCCATGCCTAGCGCCTCCTTGAACTTAGAGTCGGTATTCCTCGCTCATGGCGAGCCTCAGCCCCCTTGACTTGAGCTCCTTCTCGAGCCACTTTACAAGGGTTTTGTTCCTGGCGCCTCCACCGCTGAGAATCACGACGCTGGCGTCAACTCTCGGGAGAATGAGCATGTCGTAGTTCGCTATCCCGCCGATGTTCTGCACGAGCCTGCCTTCGCGTGACATCGCTGCAGGGGGCCACGGAGAGCTACAAGCTCTACAGTTTCGCGGTAAAAGTCCAGGTACAGTTGGTGTCCTTTGAATGTCTAGTCGCCTTCAAGGCTTTTTCCACGGCCTAGCGCCTACGTCTCGTCTCCACCTATGAGAATGTACTTCGAGGGGGAAAGGTCGGCGGCTTCCGCCGGAAGTTCTAGAGCGAGGCGCCGAGTATCTGGATCCGAGAGGTTAATGCACCCCTCCCGAGGTGACCACCACTCACTGTACTTCCTGTAGTTAGGCAGACTTAGTATGTTCTCCATGTGGCCTACGAGCTCGAGAGACGGGAAAACTTCTATGCCGAGCGACCGGCCATACTCAATTATCCGTGAGAGCTCACTTAAGGTCAGCCTCCCCCGGGTGGCTCCTATGTCTGGATGACGTGGCCACGGGAAAAGATCCTCGAAGTAAATGCCGAAGTGATTGTACTTCAGTAAGAACAGGTAGCGCAGAACCTCTTTAAATGTCTCGAGGTTTGGCACACCAAGGAGAGACAGCGCGCGATTTGGCATAGTGTATCGCAGGCTGAGTTTCTGAAGAAGGCAGTGATAGTGAACTGGTACTACTACCCCCGACCAGCGAGCTACTATACGTCGCTAATAGAGTACTTCAAGAGTAGAGGCTACACTCAGATAGTCGCTCCTGGTCTCTGGAACTGGAACAGGTACTACCCGAACTTCGAGAGAGTCCTGGAAAATGTAAGTAACTTCCTAGAAGCCGTGAAGAAAGCAGGAGTCCACGGGTTTATGGTGACAGCTTGGGGTGACAACGGTGAGGAATGCTTCTTTAGGCTTCTATACCCTCTTCTAGTCGCCTCGATGGAGTACGCTGAAGGCGATGGGAAGTGGGAGTTTTCATGGATGGCTCTCACGGGAGAGAGCGAGAGAGTGCTGAACTGCAGAAAGAAGCTGGGGGTGGGAGTTATAGCGGACAACCTTAAGGGATTCCTACTCGGCTTTACAGAGAGACATTTAATTGGTGACGAGTGGATAGCTCTAGACAGCTTCTATGCAAGTGCATCTGAAGAGCTGAAGCAGAGTTTTAGGAAGGCTTGATCCACGTATTGTTGTGCCAAATATACATGGCAGGTGGAGCCTGTATAAGGTCGTAGTATATGCCGAGGGTTATAGCGCCAACCACGAATGTGTTAAAGTGGCCCTAGGGAACCCTCGTATGGAAATGCTCCAGAGAAGAAGTTCTTGTACTTTGGCTGTGAGTAAGTCGTGTAGAAGAGTGCTAGGAGCACTACTCCTAGAGCGAGAGTCCTGTTTTTCATCCTCTCATTAGTAGAATCATAGTTGGTCTCATTATTTATTATAATCTATTCACGCTAGATACTTGAAGGGTTTTTAGTATAACTATTCCCTAGGGCGAAAATAATATATTATTTTTCGAGTTGTGCAAAAAATATGCTTTGGAGCCTCTTCGCGCTGGCTGCTGCGCTGCTCTTCGCGCTAGCGGGTGTCTTGTACAGGAAGGGCGTATCGGGGTCTAGTATTAGCCCCCTGCTCGCCAGCGGCCTTAGGGCGGGCCCGGCCTTCATGGTGATGTTGCTGGCCTTCCTGGCTACAGGTGGGAGCCTCGACAGGCCGCTCGAGTTCTATGCGATCGCTACGGCCT contains these protein-coding regions:
- a CDS encoding family 20 glycosylhydrolase, with protein sequence MPNRALSLLGVPNLETFKEVLRYLFLLKYNHFGIYFEDLFPWPRHPDIGATRGRLTLSELSRIIEYGRSLGIEVFPSLELVGHMENILSLPNYRKYSEWWSPREGCINLSDPDTRRLALELPAEAADLSPSKYILIGGDET